Proteins from a genomic interval of Microcoleus sp. AS-A8:
- a CDS encoding Uma2 family endonuclease, whose product MTQAISKLLTFDEFVARYGDNERYELIDGELIDMEPTGPHEEVAAFVLRKVNVEIDRLSVRWFTPARCLIKPLGTSTGFRPDVVVLDKAAIANEPLWQDEPVITLGTSVKLVVEVVSTNWQNDYARKVEDYSTMGIPEYWVVDYLGLGGRDYIGNPKQPTISIYLLSASGNQYQKPCQFRGSDYIISPTFKELQLTAEQVFAAGNYSG is encoded by the coding sequence ATGACACAAGCTATTTCAAAACTCCTGACATTTGATGAGTTCGTCGCTCGATATGGAGATAATGAGCGATACGAATTGATTGATGGGGAACTGATTGATATGGAACCAACTGGCCCTCATGAAGAGGTAGCGGCTTTTGTCCTGCGGAAAGTTAATGTTGAGATAGATCGGCTGAGTGTCCGGTGGTTTACACCTGCCCGTTGTTTAATCAAACCTTTGGGAACTTCAACAGGTTTCCGTCCTGATGTAGTGGTACTGGATAAAGCCGCTATCGCCAACGAACCTTTGTGGCAGGATGAACCTGTAATCACGTTAGGAACTTCTGTCAAACTGGTGGTCGAAGTCGTCAGTACTAACTGGCAAAATGACTACGCACGAAAAGTGGAAGATTACAGCACAATGGGTATCCCTGAATACTGGGTTGTTGATTATTTGGGCTTAGGGGGTCGGGATTATATTGGTAATCCAAAGCAGCCGACAATATCAATTTACCTATTATCAGCTAGTGGGAATCAGTACCAGAAGCCTTGTCAATTTCGGGGCAGCGATTACATTATCTCCCCTACATTCAAGGAGTTACAGCTAACGGCTGAACAGGTTTTTGCAGCAGGGAATTACTCTGGCTGA
- a CDS encoding DUF928 domain-containing protein — protein MVIKFYQRLTLVSLTLFLELATSGILPARAKYQYPEQLQNLAPHGELVAQRRARLRFKVPNIRPSRNLSGAAARGGNCSSDGVKNLQIKALLPNSSIGLTTSEKPTFFFQISPTSIKEAKFLLLNAQGNTILYKKTFPLTHTGGVMSFTLPADAEALEVGQEYTWELAVLCDPDDQRGNPSIQGSIKRIEPSQKLANDLGNTPLQERTKLYANEGIWYDSLNTLADLRLANPNDPTLANDWKELLDYAGLSSIDREPLLQCCTASGNTSP, from the coding sequence GTGGTCATCAAATTTTATCAGCGACTCACCTTAGTTTCACTCACTTTATTTTTAGAGCTAGCGACTAGTGGTATCTTGCCTGCCAGGGCAAAATATCAATACCCTGAGCAACTGCAAAATCTTGCCCCGCATGGCGAACTTGTCGCGCAACGCCGCGCCCGCCTTCGCTTCAAAGTACCCAATATTAGACCGTCTCGAAATCTCTCCGGGGCGGCAGCACGAGGAGGTAACTGTAGCTCTGATGGAGTTAAAAACTTACAGATAAAGGCGTTGCTACCTAATAGCAGCATCGGCTTAACTACTTCTGAAAAACCAACCTTCTTTTTTCAGATTTCTCCTACTTCTATAAAGGAAGCAAAGTTTCTTTTGCTTAATGCCCAAGGTAACACTATTCTTTATAAGAAAACTTTCCCACTAACTCATACAGGGGGAGTTATGAGCTTTACTCTTCCTGCTGATGCGGAGGCATTAGAAGTTGGTCAAGAATATACTTGGGAATTGGCAGTACTGTGTGACCCTGACGACCAAAGAGGGAATCCATCTATACAGGGGTCAATTAAACGAATTGAACCTAGTCAAAAACTTGCAAACGATCTAGGAAATACACCTTTACAAGAACGCACAAAGCTTTACGCTAATGAAGGTATTTGGTACGATAGCCTCAACACTCTAGCTGATTTGCGATTGGCTAATCCTAACGATCCAACTCTAGCGAATGATTGGAAAGAGTTGTTAGATTATGCAGGTCTGAGCAGTATTGATCGAGAACCTTTACTTCAGTGTTGTACAGCTTCTGGCAATACATCACCATAG